One genomic region from Bacillus sp. SLBN-46 encodes:
- the glgB gene encoding 1,4-alpha-glucan branching protein GlgB has translation MTVNTLFPTDYQLHLFHEGNFFQSHQLFGAHIFKNSDQVYTRFCVWAPNARQVRLAGDFNNWNGEGYELQRVNNEGVWILILKQDMTGSLYKYEIFSQTGERLLKADPFAFYSEIRPMTASVVYSLNNYKWQDNHWMNRRGKKNFLSEPAIIYEVHIGSWRKQANNEYLTYQELASELIPYVIEHGFTHIELLPIVEHPLDDSWGYQGTGYFSVTSRYGTPDDFRHFVDQCHQHGIGVILDWVPGHFCKDAHGLYRFDGTHIYSYKYECDRENLVWGTANFDLGKGEVQSFLISNARYWMEYFHIDGFRMDAVANIIYWPNASNGKSENPFGINFLKKLNQEIHEYDPHFLMIGEDSTDFPQVTAPVHYGGLGFDYKWNMGWMNDMLEYMETPPYSRQQAHSKVTFSLLYAFSENFMLPFSHDEVVHGKKSLLDKMPGEYWEKFAQLRLLLGYMFAHPGKKLLFMGFEFGQFAEWKNKEQLDWHLMDYDMHRSINDYVKVLTKVYKRSKALYELDHLQEGFQWIDANNSHQSIFSFIRKGKKEEDHLIIICNFTGARYPVYKVGVPLPGEYREIFTSDQKEYGGTGMVNKKIIFALEEPFHGQTYSIDISIPAFGFQIIRPVKKRKERKGNGKEKVRSHVISRREREQT, from the coding sequence ATGACAGTGAACACGTTATTTCCTACTGATTATCAGTTGCACTTATTTCATGAAGGAAACTTCTTTCAAAGTCATCAGCTCTTTGGCGCTCATATCTTCAAGAATTCCGATCAGGTATACACCCGATTTTGCGTATGGGCCCCTAATGCCCGTCAGGTAAGACTTGCAGGGGATTTTAACAACTGGAATGGTGAAGGGTATGAATTACAAAGGGTTAACAATGAAGGCGTTTGGATTCTAATCTTGAAGCAAGACATGACAGGAAGTCTTTATAAGTATGAAATTTTCTCACAAACAGGAGAAAGACTGTTAAAGGCAGATCCATTCGCGTTTTATTCTGAAATAAGACCAATGACGGCTTCTGTCGTTTATTCACTAAATAACTATAAGTGGCAAGATAATCATTGGATGAATCGTAGAGGAAAAAAGAACTTCCTATCTGAACCAGCCATCATTTATGAGGTCCACATTGGTTCCTGGAGGAAGCAAGCCAACAATGAATACTTAACTTATCAAGAACTAGCTTCAGAGCTAATACCGTACGTTATAGAGCATGGCTTTACACATATAGAGCTGTTGCCAATTGTCGAGCACCCGCTCGACGATTCATGGGGTTATCAAGGTACAGGTTATTTCTCAGTCACTTCAAGGTATGGAACACCAGATGACTTTCGACATTTTGTAGACCAATGTCATCAGCATGGTATTGGTGTCATTCTTGATTGGGTACCAGGGCATTTTTGTAAAGATGCTCATGGACTTTATCGTTTTGATGGTACTCATATCTATTCCTATAAGTATGAATGTGATAGAGAAAATCTTGTATGGGGTACAGCAAACTTTGACCTTGGGAAGGGAGAAGTACAAAGTTTCCTCATCTCAAATGCTCGATATTGGATGGAATATTTCCATATTGATGGTTTCCGAATGGATGCGGTGGCAAATATCATTTATTGGCCGAATGCTTCAAACGGCAAGAGTGAGAATCCATTTGGAATAAATTTTTTAAAGAAATTAAATCAAGAAATTCATGAATACGATCCACATTTTTTAATGATCGGTGAGGATTCAACTGATTTTCCACAAGTAACAGCACCCGTCCATTATGGCGGTCTTGGCTTTGATTACAAATGGAATATGGGTTGGATGAATGACATGCTGGAATATATGGAAACCCCTCCATATTCAAGGCAGCAGGCCCATTCAAAAGTCACTTTTTCCCTTTTATATGCTTTTTCAGAAAACTTTATGCTCCCTTTCTCGCATGATGAGGTGGTACATGGCAAGAAATCGTTGCTAGATAAGATGCCAGGCGAATACTGGGAAAAATTTGCTCAATTAAGGCTTCTCCTCGGCTATATGTTTGCACATCCAGGAAAAAAACTTTTATTTATGGGATTTGAATTTGGACAGTTTGCCGAATGGAAGAATAAAGAACAACTTGATTGGCACTTAATGGACTATGACATGCACCGAAGCATAAATGACTATGTCAAAGTGCTAACAAAGGTGTATAAGCGCTCAAAAGCCCTTTATGAACTGGATCATCTACAGGAAGGGTTTCAATGGATTGACGCGAATAACAGTCATCAATCAATCTTTTCCTTTATTCGAAAGGGTAAAAAAGAAGAGGATCATTTAATCATTATTTGCAACTTTACTGGTGCCAGATACCCGGTGTATAAAGTCGGTGTTCCTCTACCAGGAGAGTATCGAGAAATCTTTACTAGTGATCAAAAAGAATACGGTGGAACGGGAATGGTTAACAAAAAGATCATTTTCGCGTTAGAAGAACCATTCCATGGTCAAACATACTCAATTGACATCAGCATTCCCGCATTCGGTTTTCAAATAATTAGACCGGTTAAAAAACGGAAGGAGCGAAAAGGAAATGGCAAAGAAAAAGTGCGTAGCCATGTTATTAGCAGGAGGGAAAGGGAGCAGACTTAA
- a CDS encoding glucose-1-phosphate adenylyltransferase, whose product MAKKKCVAMLLAGGKGSRLNSLTKDLAKPAVPFGGKYRIIDFTLSNCANSGIDTVGVLTQYQPLLLNSYIGIGSAWDLDRKDGGVTVLPPYSESSEVKWYTGTASAIYQNLNYLKQYQPEYVLILSGDHIYKMNYESMLDYHIQKRADVTISLIEVPWVEASRFGIMNTTEDMRIVEFEEKPANPKNNLASMGVYIFSWNVLKEFLEMDERNPDSSHDFGKDVIPMLLEENKKLFAYPFKGYWKDVGTVQSLWEANMDLLGEDCDLDLFDHDWRIYSVNPNQPPQYISPNAVVKESLINEGCTIEGEIEQSVLFQGVTVGSGSIIKESVIMPDATIGNNCLIEKAIVPCDVHVPDGTVIRSFDGEIVLVTSEMISGLYPAF is encoded by the coding sequence ATGGCAAAGAAAAAGTGCGTAGCCATGTTATTAGCAGGAGGGAAAGGGAGCAGACTTAATTCACTAACAAAGGATTTAGCAAAACCAGCGGTACCATTTGGTGGTAAATACCGTATTATAGATTTTACTCTAAGCAACTGTGCTAATTCTGGGATAGATACGGTCGGTGTTCTTACTCAATACCAACCCTTGCTGTTAAATTCTTATATTGGAATTGGCAGTGCATGGGACCTCGATCGTAAAGATGGCGGAGTTACTGTTTTACCTCCCTACAGTGAGTCTTCAGAAGTAAAGTGGTATACAGGTACTGCAAGTGCCATCTATCAAAACTTAAATTATTTGAAGCAATATCAGCCGGAATATGTATTAATCCTCTCCGGGGACCACATCTACAAAATGAACTATGAAAGTATGCTTGATTATCATATTCAAAAAAGGGCAGATGTAACGATTTCCTTAATCGAGGTGCCGTGGGTCGAAGCAAGTCGATTTGGCATCATGAATACAACAGAGGATATGAGAATAGTAGAGTTTGAGGAAAAACCAGCGAATCCAAAGAACAATCTTGCTTCGATGGGGGTTTATATTTTCAGTTGGAATGTTCTAAAGGAATTTTTAGAAATGGACGAAAGAAATCCTGATTCAAGCCATGATTTTGGTAAAGATGTCATTCCGATGCTATTAGAGGAAAATAAGAAATTGTTTGCCTATCCATTTAAAGGGTATTGGAAGGACGTTGGAACGGTTCAAAGTCTTTGGGAAGCAAACATGGATTTGTTAGGAGAGGACTGTGACCTAGATTTATTTGATCATGACTGGAGAATATACTCTGTCAATCCGAACCAACCTCCACAATATATATCACCAAATGCAGTGGTGAAGGAATCACTAATCAATGAGGGATGTACGATTGAAGGTGAAATCGAGCAATCTGTATTATTCCAAGGGGTGACGGTGGGAAGCGGCTCTATTATTAAAGAGTCTGTCATTATGCCAGATGCCACAATCGGAAATAATTGCTTGATTGAAAAAGCGATTGTTCCATGCGATGTTCATGTACCAGACGGAACAGTAATTCGTTCTTTTGATGGTGAGATTGTTTTAGTTACAAGCGAAATGATAAGCGGACTGTATCCTGCTTTTTAA
- a CDS encoding sugar phosphate nucleotidyltransferase, protein MKRKLLGVIDATTYHEDLEDLLTHRSLAALPFAGRYRIIDFVLSNMVNSGIRSVAIFPKMQYRSLMDHLGSGKNWDLNRKRDGLFFFPSPIVDNDGNKIGSFEHFAANLDFFYRSTQEYAIISNCYTVFNMTFHSVLNWHSENGCDITEIHHKDGRPMEMYLIKTSLLIKLIETRNETGYTCMKDVVNDLHNDYTICRYNYEGHAVMIDSIETYFSTSMNLLQPDIWKKLFIKEQPIITKVKDEPPTKYVKGSEVKNAMIANGCLINGHVENSIVSRGVKIGKGAVIKNCIIMQKCHIEDNCYLDSVILDKDVRVEAGTHLVGTVRSPYVIRKGTKQGALMNS, encoded by the coding sequence GTGAAAAGAAAGCTTTTAGGCGTCATTGATGCCACTACTTACCATGAGGATTTAGAAGATTTATTAACCCACCGCTCACTAGCTGCACTACCTTTTGCGGGTAGATATCGAATTATAGATTTTGTCTTATCAAATATGGTGAATTCAGGGATCCGAAGTGTAGCCATTTTTCCAAAAATGCAATATCGCTCGCTTATGGATCATCTTGGTTCAGGGAAAAACTGGGACTTAAATCGAAAGCGGGATGGACTTTTCTTTTTTCCGTCTCCGATTGTTGATAATGATGGAAATAAAATTGGATCCTTTGAGCATTTTGCTGCGAATTTGGACTTCTTTTATCGAAGCACCCAAGAATATGCAATTATTTCTAATTGTTATACCGTTTTCAACATGACCTTTCATTCTGTTCTTAATTGGCACAGTGAAAATGGATGTGATATCACTGAAATCCATCATAAAGACGGCCGTCCAATGGAGATGTATTTAATTAAGACCTCTTTGTTAATAAAGCTAATTGAAACAAGAAATGAAACAGGATATACGTGTATGAAGGATGTAGTAAATGATCTACATAATGACTACACAATCTGCCGTTATAATTATGAGGGTCATGCGGTAATGATTGATTCCATTGAAACCTACTTTTCAACCAGCATGAACCTGTTGCAACCTGATATATGGAAAAAACTCTTTATCAAAGAACAGCCGATTATTACAAAGGTAAAGGATGAACCTCCGACCAAATATGTAAAAGGCTCAGAAGTGAAAAACGCAATGATTGCAAATGGCTGTTTAATTAATGGTCATGTTGAAAATAGTATCGTTTCCCGTGGAGTTAAGATCGGTAAAGGGGCAGTGATTAAGAACTGTATTATCATGCAGAAATGCCATATAGAAGATAATTGTTATCTAGATTCAGTTATTCTAGATAAAGATGTGAGAGTAGAGGCAGGAACCCACTTAGTCGGGACTGTTCGTTCCCCTTATGTGATTCGAAAAGGGACGAAACAAGGAGCGTTGATGAACTCGTGA